From one Aquicella lusitana genomic stretch:
- a CDS encoding IS4 family transposase — protein sequence MKDTVFQRLLKPVTKKLMKECIERFRSDHRYESFNTFEHLKTMIYAHINEIKSLRTLEVAINSQKIGIKTQVKRSTLSDANRKRPAESFFWILEQLMSLLPRKKHKEIKKVIRILDSSPIQLRGQGYDEWSKQYATRHIQGLKLHVEYDLGLDLPLRMKLSHPNCNDATMGQKWPILKNTLYVFDKGYYDYNWWWSINKRQAYFVTRLKKNAAIVIESRQKNTREPILQDCLFRISNKVPRGGKRMEYSETLRYISVKREGKTPLILVTNLKDLPAENIAKLYKARWEIELFFKWIKQNLRLKKFLGRSSNAVKIQIATALIAFILIQIFKNVSNEKRSLHLVLVWIRHNLHVAEYRNRQYKPPIYLISRRPVYL from the coding sequence ATGAAAGATACCGTTTTTCAACGATTATTAAAACCCGTTACAAAAAAATTAATGAAGGAATGTATAGAACGCTTTCGATCTGATCATCGTTATGAATCATTTAATACATTTGAACATTTAAAAACGATGATTTATGCACATATTAATGAAATTAAAAGCTTACGCACGTTAGAGGTTGCGATAAACAGTCAAAAAATTGGTATAAAAACGCAAGTAAAACGCTCGACCTTAAGTGATGCCAATCGAAAACGACCAGCCGAAAGTTTCTTTTGGATATTAGAACAGCTTATGTCTTTGTTACCCAGGAAAAAACATAAAGAAATAAAAAAAGTAATCAGGATATTAGATAGTAGCCCGATACAGCTAAGAGGCCAAGGGTACGATGAGTGGTCAAAGCAATATGCGACTCGGCATATACAAGGATTAAAACTACATGTTGAATATGATTTAGGATTAGATTTGCCCTTAAGGATGAAGTTGAGTCATCCAAATTGTAATGATGCGACGATGGGACAAAAATGGCCAATCCTTAAAAACACCCTTTATGTGTTTGATAAAGGTTACTACGATTACAATTGGTGGTGGAGCATCAACAAAAGGCAGGCTTATTTTGTGACTCGATTAAAGAAGAATGCGGCCATTGTTATAGAAAGCCGGCAAAAAAATACTCGCGAACCCATCTTACAAGATTGTCTTTTTAGAATTTCAAATAAAGTTCCACGTGGTGGAAAACGCATGGAATATAGCGAGACGCTGAGATATATAAGTGTAAAAAGAGAAGGAAAAACTCCTCTTATTTTGGTAACTAACTTGAAAGATTTACCAGCAGAAAATATTGCTAAGCTTTATAAAGCCCGATGGGAAATAGAGCTATTTTTTAAATGGATCAAGCAAAATCTTCGACTTAAAAAATTTCTGGGCCGATCTTCTAATGCGGTTAAAATTCAAATAGCAACAGCCTTGATTGCTTTTATATTGATACAGATATTTAAAAATGTTTCAAATGAGAAACGTTCATTACATCTCGTTTTAGTCTGGATCAGACATAATTTGCATGTTGCAGAATATCGCAATAGACAATACAAGCCTCCTATTTATTTAATTTCAAGGAGACCTGTTTATTTATGA